In Trichoderma asperellum chromosome 1, complete sequence, a single window of DNA contains:
- a CDS encoding uncharacterized protein (EggNog:ENOG41~BUSCO:EOG092D4CBH): MLRWSIKLGTTHSNWNRPIADTLRITAREFASASPRRKSTSAKALDAAQHSDLASFLAYAKRTGLDETSTTFTGTRYEYLVAERLARYGFSLKRVGGASDFGIDLLGEWTIPSTSKTLRVLVQCKAGSRIGPNFVRELEGTFVGAPPGWRGSGVLGLLVAERQTTGGVRDALTRSRSPMAYFCCTGDGRMKQMQWNQRAEEEGLEGIDVALKRSAGGGEEDEVVLMKNGRPLPIIG; this comes from the coding sequence ATGCTACGCTGGAGCATCAAGCTCGGCACCACACACAGTAACTGGAACCGTCCTATAGCCGATACACTCCGCATCACTGCCCGCGAGTTTGCAAGTGCAAGTCCACGCCGCAAGTCGACATCAGCAAAAGCCCTCGACGCAGCACAGCACTCAGATCTCGCTTCATTCCTAGCCTACGCGAAACGCACTGGCCTGGACGAAACATCCACCACATTCACCGGCACCCGCTACGAATATCTCGTGGCCGAGCGTCTCGCCCGCTATGGCTTCTCCCTGAAGAGAGTCGGCGGCGCATCAGACTTTGGCATCGACCTTTTAGGAGAGTGGACCATCCCGTCGACATCAAAGACGCTCAGGGTTCTGGTGCAATGCAAGGCGGGATCTAGGATAGGCCCGAATTTCGTCAGAGAGCTGGAAGGGACGTTTGTCGGCGCGCCGCCCGGATGGCGAGGATCGGGGGTGCTGGGGCTGTTGGTGGCGGAGAGGCAGACGACAGGGGGCGTGAGAGATGCCCTTACCCGGAGCCGTTCTCCGATGGCGTACTTTTGCTGTACTGGGGATGGACGGATGAAGCAGATGCAGTGGAATCAGAGGGCGGAGGAGGAAGGGCTGGAGGGGATTGATGTTGCGTTGAAGAGGAGCGCTGGTGGgggggaggaagatgaggttGTTCTGATGAAGAATGGACGGCCGCTGCCGATTATTGGGTGA
- a CDS encoding uncharacterized protein (EggNog:ENOG41), whose product MASSSQKGKDDIASTISKLSISSGKKPTASKKAKEPVADSWEDEDVSDEEAAAKGEEIEEEEEVDAGTSTPSSLATPASQSPLATSASGTGSGSGTPPARRPEKTDAVARRLIAAGLGMKAPRQTEEQRAYQRSVREQEKKRREEAKAEEERRKTEADKAKMAVWED is encoded by the exons atggcatcatcatcacaaaaaggaaaagacgaCATCGCCTCCACCATTTCAAAACTCAGCATCAGCTCCGGCAAAAAACCAACAGCATCCAAAAAGGCCAAAGAGCCCGTCGCAGACTCATGGGAGGACGAAGATGTATCCgatgaagaagcagcagcaaagggggaagagatagaagaagaagaagaagtggacGCAGGAACGtcaacgccatcatcgcTGGCAACGCCAGCG agccagagcccatTGGCGACGTCGGCATCCGGCacaggcagcggcagcggcacgCCTCCCGCAAGGAGGCCCGAGAAGACGGACGCGGTGGCGAGGCGCCTGATCGCGGCGGGCCTGGGCATGAAGGCGCCCAGGCAGACGGAAGAGCAGAGGGCGTATCAGCGGTCTGTGAGggagcaggagaagaagaggagggaggaagccaaggcggaggaggagaggagaaagacGGAGGCAGACAAGGCGAAGATGGCTGTGTGGGAGGATTGA
- a CDS encoding uncharacterized protein (EggNog:ENOG41), whose translation MPIFQDDIDNVPPASSPSGSISIGPAGSRSRRFSEESLRLELCEGPVPDSPEARPSIPKSDEETRISDRAELIQRLKRGESPTWVPNRHLETILQQSKSNGQEDQAQPSPESPSLLPPAPITPEKNKSSESFDERLRDGLSIERPRSALHSGDFTSDGSASESGQLSDSGRENGEERVPPERAWFPTSPPRGFTPFSYGGRAQLIENNTIDGFKSDSSLLSTSLSSFVYQPPTSPLAQSETNEDIDLSVPSEFPSTTFNSARRHTLTSSHSTPFFSPSPSRSRLQSRLSSRQGALPYQAHQPRRSLTSAPTFSHGHHHFLTPQTPAFLRSRRQSFGSDAASPIQHASMVGSYEESILRGRMSTTPSQPFEFLAQIGVLGKGNCKPSLRCPRHVTLPFPAVYYRYSSTPQGGSPLEDGPSPYVGLIDLENGLSNPEEESRSRKKAQSRYSDRKQQASNETTRLDGEGVEVDRERSKATGPRRPSGSARAPPGGSYRIPETGQIQIIIKNQNKTAVKLFLVPYDLTGMTPGTKTFIRQRSYSAGPIIDNVPNMPKADMDRPILRYLIHLHICSPSKGRFYLYKSIRIVFANRVPDGKEKLRNETTLPEPRFSPYKPIRAMNHAFSSHGGGAGARLINEKALRRRSMGIFMTSKTPTFDSMDGIASSPDHMTMIAPSHSFSRGSVTPVDWVPQLHPQSDTTDSGDNNDGSIGTPMGLGPLGALSSQAKSCLTSQDSDGSGIWGPAQYEKLDKDDARYGGKTFYRTAVGSSSGNAPESLLSQRLRSLGVKPQQKTEPAE comes from the exons ATGCCCATCTTTCAGGACGATATCGACAATGTGCCGCCAGCCTCCAGCCCATCCGGGTCCATAAGTATCGGGCCAGCAGGGTCGAGGAGTCGTCGCTTTTCCGAGGAAAGTCTGCGGCTCGAGCTATGTGAAGGGCCAGTTCCCGATAGCCCTGAGGCTCGTCCGTCGATACCTAAGAGCGATGAGGAGACCAGGATATCGGATAGAGCCGAGCTGATACAGAGGTTGAAACGGGGAGAGAGCCCGACTTGGGTTCCTAACAGACAT CTCGAAACAATCCTCCAACAAAGTAAATCAAACGGTCAAGAAGATCAGGCCCAGCCGTCTCCCGAATCTCCGAGTCTCCTACCACCAGCACCAATTACACCAGAGAAGAATAAGTCGTCAGAGTCATTCGACGAGAGATTACGAGATGGACTTAGTATTGAACGGCCGAGATCAGCCTTACATAGCGGCGATTTCACAAGCGACGGTTCAGCATCCGAGAGCGGACAGCTCAGTGACTCGGGAAGGGAGAACGGCGAGGAACGGGTACCACCTGAGCGTGCCTGGTTTCCAACATCGCCGCCGAGAGGCTTTACACCGTTTTCATATGGTGGCAGAGCCCAGCTGATAGAAAATAATACCATCGATGGCTTCAAATCTGATTCATCTTTACTGTCGACATCGCTGTCTAGCTTCGTATATCAGCCGCCGACTAGTCCTCTCGCACAGTCTGAGACGAATGAAGACATTGATTTATCCGTGCCGTCTGAATTTCCATCCACCACCTTTAACTCTGCAAGGCGACATACTCTCACCTCTAGCCATTCTACACCATTCTTTTCGCCTTCTCCTTCAAGGTCCCGGCTGCAGTCTCGCCTTTCGTCACGACAAGGCGCCTTACCATATCAAGCTCACCAGCCTCGCCGCTCCTTAACATCTGCTCCCACTTTTTCCCACGGTCATCACCACTTCCTCACTCCTCAGACACCAGCATTTCTACGGTCGCGACGACAGTCTTTTGGCTCAGATGCCGCTTCGCCAATCCAACATGCTTCCATGGTCGGGTCCTACGAAGAAAGCATTCTTCGTGGCCGTATGTCGACAACACCATCGCAGCCATTCGAATTCCTGGCCCAGATTGGCGTATTGGGAAAAGGTAACTGCAAGCCGAGTCTTCGATGCCCACGACATGTGACACTCCCTTTCCCGGCTGTGTACTATAGATACAGTAGCACTCCGCAGGGAGGGTCGCCTCTTGAAGACGGCCCAAGCCCGTATGTTGGCCTGATTGATTTGGAGAATGGCCTTTCTAACCCTGAGGAGGAGTCAAGGTCGCGGAAGAAGGCCCAAAGTCGGTATAGTGACCGAAAGCAGCAGGCCAGCAACGAAACCACCAGGTtggatggagaaggcgtTGAAGTAGATCGGGAACGATCCAAGGCGACCGGGCCCAGGCGCCCGTCTGGGTCTGCGAGAGCACCTCCGGGAGGAAGCTATAGAATCCCTGAAACTGGCCAGATCCAGATCATTATCAAGAATCAAAACAAAACAGCTGTCAAACTCTTTCTTGTGCCTTATGACTTGACTGGCATGACGCCAGGGACGAAAACATTCATCCGCCAGCGCAGTTATTCTGCTGGCCCTATAATCGATAATGTGCCCAACATGCCCAAAGCGGACATGGACCGCCCCATTCTCAGATATCTCATTCATCTGCATATTTGCTCTCCTAGCAAGGGACGCTTCTACTTGTACAAAAGCATTCGCATCGTTTTTGCAAACCGGGTGCCTGATGGGAAAGAAAAGCTACGCAACGAAACTACGCTGCCTGAACCGCGGTTCTCTCCGTATAAGCCCATCAGGGCGATGAACCATGCGTTTTCGAgtcacggcggcggcgccggAGCCAGGCTGATCAACGAGAAGGCTCTGCGGCGGCGCAGCATGGGCATATTCATGACCAGCAAGACACCAACATTTGACAGCATGGACGGCATTGCGTCGTCGCCTGACCACATGACCATGATAGCTCCGTCGCACAGCTTTAGTCGCGGCAGTGTCACTCCCGTAGATTGGGTGCCACAGCTCCATCCACAGTCAGACACCACAGATAGCGGCGACAATAATGATGGATCCATTGGTACCCCAATGGGACTCGGCCCACTAGGCGCTCTGTCTTCACAGGCCAAGAGCTGCCTGACTTCTCAAGATTCAGATGGTTCCGGCATTTGGGGCCCAGCACAATACGAGAAGCTAGACAAAGACGATGCTCGTTATGGCGGGAAAACTTTTTATCGTACAGCGGTCGGTAGCTCCTCCGGGAACGCTCCTGAAAGCTTGCTCTCTCAGCGCTTGCGTAGCCTGGGTGTCAAGCCTCAACAGAAGACTGAGCCAGCTGAGTGA
- a CDS encoding uncharacterized protein (EggNog:ENOG41), whose product MGSKKTPEGADTSSEVTKKKHGFRVGPENLPDGPWRRKVDKLKRDLIHRAKVKKEYAKIKAADQKAAEAKARPSHGDSEGHDGEDEVKPSQGDAKGEEGEEGEQIHPTRQLMLKDEEMAQVGADPEKKAGFSDGQRRRTRRPGYYDKQLKKAAERREEAEMKRREFEERMEERAQKRAERERFKKAMAKTRDKDGKKKLGRESSLLLEKVKKLVGEK is encoded by the exons ATGGGCTCCAAAAAGACGCCGGAAGGCGCAGATACCTCATCTGAGGtcacaaagaagaagcacggCTTCAGAGTTGGGCCTGAGAATTTGCCAGACGGGCCATGGCGTCGCAAAG TCGATAAATTAAAGCGTGATTTAATTCACAGAGCCAAAGTCAAAAAGGAGTATGCAAAGATTAAGGCTGCTGACCAGAAGGCTGCCGAAGCCAAGGCCCGTCCGAGCCATGGCGACAGTGAGGGTCATGATGGTGAAGATGAGGTGAAGCCGTCTCAAGGAGATgccaagggcgaggagggagaagagggagaacaGATTCATCCCACCAGACAGCTCATGCTGaaggatgaagaaatggCACAGGTCGGAGCCGATcccgagaagaaggctggctTTAGTGATGGTCAGCGGCGGAGAACTCGGCGCCCTGGATACTACGACAAGCAGCTGAAGAAAGCTGCAGAGCGCCGcgaagaggcagagatgaagaggagagagtTTGAAGAACGAATGGAGGAGCGCGCGCAGAAGCGGGCTGAGCGAGAGAGGTTTAAGAAGGCCATGGCGAAGACCAGGGATAAggatggcaagaagaagctgggaaGAGAGAGTTCATTGTTATTGGAAAAGGTTAAGAAGCTTGTTGGTGAAAAATAG
- a CDS encoding uncharacterized protein (BUSCO:EOG092D0TDX) has translation MAEKLTDDQVANLMTILRSDNIHFDTKVQYVNTIKSGIKQHNVPETCIPQLFEGLRSASASQHVALATAGFTALNHLFTRMSRQEPKHLAKEAARTLPLVVEKLGDSKDKPRALAMLSLNTLYTVAPADVERSIRNTAMVGKNPRAKEASMQWLLETHQQHGLPFRGYVPILMDLLEDADGMVRDTAKSTVIELFKNAPGAAKTDLKKQLKNFKVRPAIEQAIVKALVPTGARSDAVPDVAARPTLSAPSSFAASERPTTPMVDPLAESVEPQYVNTHRELDDLFRDMAPYFEGKESEQNWMKREQSTVTLRRLVAGNAPADFLDTFAAGLKVLLDGIIKAATSLRTSLSKEACSLVQEIANTFGPAMDPLVELLMQTFMKLSANTKKITSQMANSVIDAILSKATYTPRLMQHIWGAVQDKNVQPRTYAAGWLITIIRKEAHHKNHIEHSGGVDLIEKCIKKSLSDANPSVREKMRATYWTYWGVWPGRADAFMADLEPTAQKLLLRDPNNPNAGKKVEAPAATSRLGSGFSRSANAASSKPSLRETMMAQKKAALSARSIPSRPGSAMSTFSAASSNNSSSQLSTATASKRHRAEPGTISVNAGGMSVAPMRPAKRRPEVARPATAGPYSVRDQPSSVEAHSPEGPKSKFASSSSSTSSTRPERIRETTPQRPSSRAHHGSHASESSITSPTTMRPTGIPSPRASPARLRHSQTIIHTLSPTRATDDLTLVVPTLSSMQSASARLESPPQPLFARASPTPVLPAEIPLSPRTELPTRTLRVYEDPFTDDEPTPRQSLPSAPVLEERTINEDAANIQRSTLPPLSDEVEFQEKNGQNARLLDSGINKIRAKTLEVHGFRKLQSLIRDSKTVFTDQRFEALLVGLFQYLEDPLADLPAGKSQDVKAQILTTIKLLLKKERRNFQPHVSRGLESLLQTRGCYDTRAHVVSGLELLADELVTLSDGSETVVVLTKRLQSCSDATTEGCRTLSMGLHVLKEMLAKRPEYIPTHKELLQLTNLAGRCLESADSGVRMDAVKFCVALHTRVREAAFWEAMAGIKDDPKSLITYYIVKKQREDGMHS, from the exons ATGGCCGAAAAGCTTACCGACGACCAGGTCGCAAACCTGATGACCATCTTGCGAAGCGACAACATCCACTTCGACACCAAAGTCCAGTATGTCAATACAATCAAATCCGGCATCAAGCAGCACAACGTCCCCGAGACCTGTATCCCCCAGCTTTTCGAAGGCCTCCGGAGCGCCTCCGCCTCGCAGCATGTCGCGCTGGCTACCGCTGGCTTCACAGCACTCAATCACCTCTTTACGCGCATGTCGCGCCAGGAGCCCAAACATCTGGCTAAAGAGGCGGCGCGAACGCTCCCTCTTGTCGTGGAGAAGCTGGGGGATTCAAAGGATAAGCCTCGCGCATTGGCGATGCTGAGTCTCAACACGCTGTATACCGTTGCCCCCGCCGACGTAGAGCGCTCGATTCGAAATACAGCCATGGTGGGCAAAAATCCGAGAGCCAAGGAGGCGTCTATGCAGTGGCTTTTGGAG ACTCACCAGCAACACGGACTGCCGTTTCGAGGATATGTTCCAATACTGATGGATCTTCTGGAAGATGCGGACGGAATGGTCCGAGATACTGCTAAAAGCACCGTTATCGAACTCTTCAA GAATGCTCCTGGAGCTGCGAAAACCGATTTGAAAAAACAACTGAAGAACTTCAAGGTTCGACCTGCCATCGAGCAAGCCATCGTGAAAGCTCTTGTACCCACCGGTGCCCGCTCAGACGCCGTGCCAGATGTTGCGGCTCGACCTACACTATCAGCTCCTTCATCCTTTGCCGCGAGTGAGCGACCCACTACGCCCATGGTTGATCCTCTGGCCGAATCCGTTGAACCGCAATACGTTAATACCCATCGCGAATTGGACGACCTCTTTAGGGATATGGCTCCTTATTTTGAAGGAAAAGAATCTGAGCAGAAttggatgaagagagagcagagcacTGTGACATTACGGAGGCTGGTGGCTGGCAATGCCCCGGCTGACTTTTTGGACACATTTGCCGCTGGTTTGAAGGTATTGCTAGACGGCATCATAAAGGCTGCTACCTCACTGCGTACAAGCTTGTCCAAAGAAGCCTGCAGTTTAGTCCAGGAAATTGCCAACACGTTCGGGCCCGCTATGGACCCTCTGGTCGAGCTTCTCATGCAAACGTTTATGAAATTGTCTGCCAATACCAAGAAGATTACCTCTCAGATGGCCAATTCTGTTATAGACGCCATCTTAAGCAAGGCCACATACACTCCTCGTCTCATGCAGCACATTTGGGGTGCAGTTCAAGACAAGAATGTTCAGCCTCGAACATACGCCGCTGGATGGttaataacaataataagGAAGGAAGCTCATCACAAAAATCACATTGAACATTCTGGCGGTGTCGATTTGATAGAAAAGTGTATCAAGAAGTCTCTAAGTGATGCTAATCCTAGCGTCAGGGAAAAGATGAGAGCGACCTATTGGACATACTGGGGCGTATGGCCAGGAAGAGCAGACGC ATTCATGGCAGACTTGGAACCGACTGCCCAAAAGCTGCTTCTCAGGGATCCAAATAATCCAAACGCTGGAAAGAAAGTAGAAGCACCGGCTGCTACATCCAGGTTGGGATCAGGATTCTCGAGGAGCGCCAATGCGGCCAGCAGCAAACCAAGTCTACGGGAGACTATGATGGCTCAAAAGAAGGCCGCGCTGAGCGCAAGGAGCATACCAAGCCGACCTGGCTCTGCTATGTCCACattctctgctgcctcttctAATAACTCGAGTAGCCAACTTAGCACGGCGACCGCGTCGAAACGGCACCGAGCCGAGCCTGGTACAATTTCAGTCAACGCAGGTGGCATGTCCGTGGCGCCTATGCGGCCAGCCAAGAGGCGGCCAGAGGTAGCTCGCCCTGCAACGGCTGGTCCTTACTCTGTTCGAGACCAGCCGTCGTCCGTAGAGGCCCATAGCCCAGAGGGGCCCAAGTCCAAATTtgcatcctcatcgtcatcaacatcatcgaCCAGGCCCGAGAGGATCAGAGAGACTACGCCCCAAAGGCCATCATCACGGGCCCATCATGGGTCTCATGCAAGCGAGTCGAGTATTACATCCCCAACAACCATGCGGCCGACTGGAATACCATCGCCACGCGCTAGCCCAGCCAGACTTCGGCATTCTCAAACGATAATTCATACACTGAGCCCAACCAGAGCAACTGATGATCTCACATTGGTAGTGCCCACACTTTCTAGCATGCAGTCGGCTTCAGCAAGGTTAGAGTCGCCACCACAGCCATTGTTTGCCCGTGCCTCACCAACCCCTGTCCTCCCCGCTGAAATCCCTTTATCTCCTCGCACTGAGCTACCTACTCGGACATTGAGGGTATACGAAGACCCTTTTACCGACGACGAGCCAACTCCAAGACAGTCTCTTCCTTCTGCTCCTGTTTTGGAGGAGAGGACAATCAACGAAGATGCTGCCAACATTCAGAGGTCGACATTGCCACCTCTATCAGATGAGGTAGAGTTTCAGGAGAAGAACGGACAGAACGCCCGTCTCTTGGACAGCGGCATAAACAAAATTAGAGCCAAGACTCTGGAAGTCCACGGGTTCCGAAAGCTGCAATCTCTGATCCGAGATAGTAAAACTGTCTTCACTGATCAAAGATTCGAAGCCCTTCTGGTTGGCTTGTTCCAGTACTTGGAGGACCCTCTGGCTGATCTCCCCGCAGGCAAATCCCAGGATGTGAAGGCTCAAATTCTCACGACTATCAAGCTCTTGTTGAAAAAGGAGCGAAGGAACTTCCAGCCCCATGTTTCGCGAGGTCTCGAGTCCCTCCTCCAGACTCGCGGCTGCTACGATACCCGAGCCCATGTGGTGAGCGGCCTAGAGCTGTTGGCAGATGAGCTTGTTACCCTCAGTGACGGCTCCGAGACTGTCGTCGTGCTCACAAAGCGCCTGCAGTCCTGCAGTGACGCCACGACTGAAGGTTGCCGCACTCTTAGCATGGGCCTTCACGTCCTGAAAGAGATGCTAGCAAAGCGACCCGAGTACATCCCTACTCATAAGGAGCTCTTGCAGCTCACCAACCTGGCAGGCCGGTGTCTTGAGTCAGCCGATTCAGGCGTTCGCATGGACGCTGTCAAATTCTGCGTTGCTCTACATACTCGTGTTAGGGAGGCGGCTTTCTGGGAGGCCATGGCTGGAATCAAGGACGATCCTAAGAGCCTGATAACGTATTACATTGTCAAGAAGCAGCGTGAAGACGGGATGCATTCATGA
- a CDS encoding uncharacterized protein (EggNog:ENOG41), whose amino-acid sequence MVRLPEPTPVPPNVHINGTSNHLEEDQDVSKERFLVPALQLQIQDLKHPGATRFLNAVNATDSLTTGTLNLLKLLYHKPSDPETTVPPTSSVTLILENMPGVAYTVGSGADNNIKEIHFSLPYIAQINPSRIAEEIDGVITHELVHCFQYNGHGAAPGGLIEGIADWVRLHCNLSPPHWKQEITETWDAGYQHTAYFLEYLEQRFGHGTVCRINEKLRGNKYHAHDFWMELLGQEVEELFAEYTQSLQ is encoded by the coding sequence ATGGTTCGACTTCCAGAGCCTACGCCAGTCCCTCCCAACGTCCATATAAACGGCACAAGCAACCATCTAGAGGAAGACCAAGATGTCAGCAAAGAGAGATTCTTGGTACcagctctccagctccaaatCCAGGATCTCAAACACCCCGGAGCAACGCGCTTCCTCAACGCTGTCAACGCGACCGACAGCCTGACTACTGGCACCCTGAATCTCCTCAAGCTCCTATATCACAAGCCCTCTGACCCAGAGACGACAGTCCCACCGACCAGCTCAGTGACGCTCATACTCGAGAACATGCCTGGCGTGGCCTACACCGTCGGCTCTGGTGCAGacaacaacatcaaggaGATTCACTTCTCACTACCATACATTGCCCAGATTAATCCCTCTCGCATTGCTGAAGAAATCGACGGTGTGATAACCCACGAGCTCGTCCACTGTTTCCAGTACAACGGCCACGGCGCTGCGCCAGGGGGTCTCATTGAGGGCATCGCAGACTGGGTGCGCCTCCACTGCAATCTTTCTCCTCCGCATTGGAAGCAAGAGATTACAGAGACCTGGGATGCTGGATATCAGCACACGGCTTACTTCTTGGAGTATCTGGAACAGCGCTTTGGACACGGTACTGTTTGCCGGATAAACGAAAAGTTGAGAGGAAACAAGTATCACGCGCACGATTTCTGGATGGAGCTTCTTGGTCAAGAGGTGGAAGAACTGTTTGCAGAGTACACGCAATCATTACAATAG
- a CDS encoding uncharacterized protein (EggNog:ENOG41~TransMembrane:1 (i7-28o)), with amino-acid sequence MPVAHHMVLASGAVVAVSVAVATFIAIYESPELRQYADDVRRRIAMAFYSMGDGITPPARQPRFNRPEDAEGFFESRRGQGAEPGVDADDETRRRQREELLYWNSMRLQQQETEKENQQQNSSDPPPRPGKLHRGSTFDDFLKPDTTAEHGAYVFNSGADLRDFGGLRRRGEGARGFMSPAYSNPFADEHHIDTDEIQEAQLARQLAPEQSEIMSDIYSATTRDDHEEPRSVTLEAVSPAPLIDVAQLPAPSQSPLPPTLERELAENEFMSAGQEDRHDVHATIQAWAQESSRDFYSPLPVTPVAPMSEPDIISEGELTPTDSVSLAGSGEDIANDAHFSDHDGSGRYMDVMSESEGMATPASWSEVGSVISENDGPMHA; translated from the coding sequence ATGCCCGTGGCGCACCACATGGTCCTCGCCTCAGGCGCCGTCGTCGCAGTGTCAGTGGCCGTGGCTACCTTTATCGCGATTTACGAGTCGCCAGAGCTGCGCCAGTACGCAGACGACGTTCGACGCCGCATCGCCATGGCCTTCTACTCGATGGGCGACGGCATCACTCCGCCGGCCAGGCAGCCCCGCTTCAACAGACCCGAGGACGCCGAGGGATTCTTCGAGTCCCGGCGTGGCCAAGGAGCTGAGCCCGGCGTCGATGCTGACGACGAAACCCGCCGcaggcagagagaagagctccTCTATTGGAACTCGATGCGgctacagcagcaggagaCCGAGAAAGAGAATCAGCAGCAAAACTCGTCTGACCCGCCGCCTCGGCCAGGTAAACTTCATCGTGGTTCTACCTTTGACGACTTCCTCAAGCCTGACACGACTGCCGAGCATGGTGCATACGTTTTCAATTCCGGTGCTGATCTTAGAGACTTTGGTGGTCTTCGCCGTCGTGGAGAAGGCGCCCGAGGATTCATGTCGCCAGCCTACTCCAATCCCTTCGCTGATGAGCACCACATTGATACCGATGAGATTCAAGAGGCCCAATTAGCCCGCCAACTTGCTCCGGAACAAAGCGAGATTATGTCAGACATTTACAGCGCAACTACTCGTGATGACCATGAAGAGCCTCGTTCCGTCACATTGGAAGCCGTCTCACCCGCGCCGTTGATTGATGTTGCTCAGCTGCCTGCCCCATCACAATCACCGCTGCCCCCCACCCTCGAGCGAGAGCTTGCAGAGAATGAGTTCATGTCCGCCGGCCAGGAAGATCGTCACGATGTTCATGCAACCATCCAGGCCTGGGCCCAGGAATCGAGCCGTGACTTTTACTCTCCCCTTCCCGTGACCCCTGTAGCACCAATGTCCGAGCCGGATATCATCTCCGAGGGAGAGCTTACTCCTACCGACTCCGTCTCCCTTGCTGGATCTGGTGAAGATATTGCCAATGATGCGCACTTTTCTGACCACGATGGAAGCGGGCGGTACATGGATGTGATGAGTGAGAGCGAGGGCATGGCCACTCCAGCTAGCTGGTCCGAGGTGGGTAGCGTCATCAGCGAGAACGACGGCCCAATGCACGCATAA
- a CDS encoding uncharacterized protein (TransMembrane:1 (o48-73i)) — MHVGAEQAAHGVTNTPHQYRGMVAKLAARTTQSWCGVVNPRLGLLRTSLWLCHPFVTLFSFLSSPLNLCFLSAREFKGIEKKNPVVSFICLPCDHLQRIYRVAAAGWLTGISVPSQQLPSGSVSVA, encoded by the coding sequence ATGCACGTAGGCGCCGAGCAGGCCGCGCATGGCGTTACGAATACGCCTCACCAATATCGAGGAATGGTGGCAAAGCTTGCGGCCAGGACTACGCAATCGTGGTGTGGCGTCGTCAACCCGAGGCTGGGCTTGTTGAGGACCTCCCTGTGGCTCTGCCATCCTTTCGtcactcttttctcttttctctcctctcctctcaacctttgttttctctctgccAGAGAATTCAAAGGGATAGAGAAAAAGAATCCCGTCGTTTCGTTCATTTGCCTCCCTTGCGACCACCTGCAGCGAATCTATAGAGTTGCAGCGGCTGGCTGGTTGACCGGCATTTCAGTCCCAAGTCAGCAGCTCCCTTCAGGCTCTGTTTCTGTtgcctga